One genomic segment of Bradyrhizobium diazoefficiens includes these proteins:
- a CDS encoding DUF1236 domain-containing protein, which translates to MLNRFMISVAALALVAGTGFANAQGTMGRDSGGAQTQHSQSSGGAAERSGSMGKESTQEKSAQDKSTHEKGTVGQAGGSGSMKSGTSAEDKSSGATKDEHSGREMNKNAAEDKSGATKGQRTDERAQGQQDKSKSMSQDTSKSGAQKDQKAEGSKTGTSTNNAENQNRTGTSPNQNAQGQTGTSTNQNAQGQTNTTVGQAGAGAKLSTEQRTQITSVIREEHVRPVTNVNFSISVGTRIPREGIELHALPSRVVTIYPEWRTYKYVLVRDEIVIINPDTYEIVAVLNA; encoded by the coding sequence ATGTTGAATCGCTTTATGATCTCGGTTGCCGCGCTCGCGCTGGTCGCGGGCACCGGTTTCGCCAACGCACAGGGCACCATGGGCCGCGACAGCGGCGGCGCGCAGACGCAGCATTCGCAGTCTTCGGGCGGCGCGGCCGAGCGCAGCGGCTCGATGGGCAAGGAATCCACCCAGGAGAAATCCGCACAAGACAAATCCACCCACGAGAAGGGCACCGTCGGCCAGGCCGGCGGCTCCGGCAGCATGAAGTCCGGCACCTCGGCCGAGGACAAGTCCTCGGGCGCGACGAAGGACGAGCATTCGGGCCGCGAGATGAACAAGAACGCGGCTGAGGACAAGTCCGGCGCCACCAAGGGCCAGCGCACCGACGAGCGTGCGCAGGGTCAGCAGGACAAGTCCAAGAGCATGAGCCAGGACACCAGCAAGTCCGGCGCCCAGAAGGACCAGAAGGCTGAGGGCAGCAAGACCGGCACCTCGACCAACAACGCCGAGAACCAGAATCGTACCGGCACGAGCCCCAACCAGAACGCTCAGGGTCAGACCGGCACCAGCACCAACCAGAACGCCCAGGGTCAGACCAACACGACGGTTGGCCAGGCCGGTGCCGGCGCCAAGCTCTCGACCGAGCAGCGGACCCAGATCACGTCGGTGATCCGCGAGGAGCACGTGCGGCCCGTCACCAACGTGAACTTCTCGATCTCGGTCGGCACGCGCATTCCGCGTGAGGGCATCGAGCTGCACGCCCTGCCGTCGCGGGTCGTGACGATCTATCCGGAGTGGCGGACCTATAAGTACGTCCTGGTCCGGGATGAGATCGTGATCATCAATCCGGACACCTACGAGATCGTGGCGGTCCTGAACGCCTAA
- the aroQ gene encoding type II 3-dehydroquinate dehydratase — protein MAEPATDTILVLNGPNLNMLGTREPEKYGHATLADVEALCRETAAHFGLKADCRQSNREGELIDFIHEAHARKMKGIIINAGGYSHTSIALHDALLAVQIPTVEVHVTNIHARESFRHHSYTARAAFASLCGFGIEGYRLAIQGLAARLGIKSKA, from the coding sequence ATGGCTGAACCTGCAACCGACACGATCCTCGTCCTGAACGGGCCGAACCTCAACATGCTGGGGACGCGCGAGCCCGAGAAGTACGGTCATGCCACGCTGGCCGATGTCGAGGCGCTGTGCCGGGAGACGGCAGCACACTTCGGCCTGAAGGCCGACTGCCGCCAGTCCAACCGCGAAGGCGAGCTGATCGATTTCATCCACGAGGCGCATGCGCGCAAGATGAAGGGCATCATCATCAATGCGGGCGGCTATTCGCACACCTCGATCGCGCTGCACGACGCGCTGCTGGCGGTGCAGATCCCGACGGTCGAGGTGCATGTGACCAACATCCATGCCCGCGAGAGCTTCCGTCACCACTCCTACACCGCGCGCGCGGCCTTCGCCTCGCTCTGCGGTTTCGGCATCGAGGGCTACCGCCTCGCCATCCAGGGCCTTGCCGCCAGGCTCGGCATCAAGTCCAAAGCCTGA
- the accB gene encoding acetyl-CoA carboxylase biotin carboxyl carrier protein translates to MARQPDDKAAAKFSSEDSALVRELALLLDETSLTEIEIERAGLRLRVARNISVAATMPMPVAAPPAALPAAASAVAAPAAAAADLSKHPGAVTSPMVGTAYWAPEPGAKPFIEVGSKVSVGQTLLIIEAMKTMNQIPSPRAGTVTQILVDDGQPVEYGEPLVIIE, encoded by the coding sequence ATGGCGCGCCAGCCAGACGATAAAGCAGCCGCAAAGTTTTCCAGCGAGGATTCCGCGCTCGTGCGCGAGCTCGCATTGCTGCTCGATGAGACCAGCCTCACCGAGATCGAGATTGAACGTGCGGGCCTGCGCCTGCGCGTCGCCCGCAACATCAGCGTCGCCGCGACCATGCCGATGCCGGTCGCAGCCCCTCCCGCCGCCCTGCCGGCGGCAGCAAGCGCCGTTGCAGCGCCCGCTGCGGCCGCAGCCGACCTGTCTAAACATCCCGGCGCCGTCACCTCGCCGATGGTCGGCACCGCTTATTGGGCGCCGGAGCCCGGCGCCAAACCGTTCATCGAGGTCGGCAGCAAGGTCTCGGTCGGCCAGACGCTGCTGATCATCGAAGCCATGAAGACCATGAACCAGATCCCCTCGCCGCGCGCCGGTACGGTGACACAGATCCTGGTCGACGACGGCCAGCCGGTCGAGTACGGCGAGCCGCTGGTCATTATTGAGTGA
- the accC gene encoding acetyl-CoA carboxylase biotin carboxylase subunit — translation MFDKILIANRGEIALRILRACKELGIATVAVHSTADADAMHVRLSDESVCIGPPPSKDSYLNVPALLAACEITGADAVHPGYGFLSENARFAEILAEHNLQFIGPKAEHIRLMGDKIEAKKTAKKLGIPVVPGSDGAVGPDDDAMAIAKKIGFPVLVKAAAGGGGRGMKVAHSEADLQVALSTAANEAKSAFGDASVYLEKYLQKPRHIEIQILGDGRGGAIHLGERDCSLQRRHQKVWEEGPSPVLAAAARAKIGETCAKAMREMKYLGVGTIEFLFEDGEFYFIEMNTRIQVEHPVTESITDIDLVLEQIRIAAGGELPAKQTEVQIIGHAIECRINAENPQTFRPSPGRITQYHPPGGLGVRIDSAVYQGYQIPPYYDSLVGKLIVHGKTRAECLMRLRRALDEMVVEGIETTLPLFRDLVRQAAIIDGDYHIHWLEQYLAGKAEPAPK, via the coding sequence ATGTTCGACAAGATCCTCATAGCCAATCGCGGCGAGATCGCCCTTCGCATCCTGCGCGCCTGCAAGGAGCTAGGGATCGCCACCGTTGCCGTGCACTCCACCGCCGACGCCGATGCCATGCATGTGCGCCTGTCGGACGAGAGCGTCTGCATCGGCCCGCCACCGTCCAAGGACAGCTATCTCAACGTGCCCGCGCTGCTCGCGGCCTGCGAGATCACCGGCGCCGATGCCGTGCATCCCGGCTACGGCTTCCTGTCCGAGAACGCGCGCTTCGCGGAAATTCTCGCGGAGCACAATCTGCAGTTCATCGGCCCCAAGGCCGAGCACATCCGCCTGATGGGCGACAAGATCGAGGCCAAGAAGACCGCCAAGAAGCTCGGCATCCCCGTGGTGCCCGGCTCCGACGGCGCGGTCGGCCCCGACGACGATGCGATGGCGATCGCGAAGAAAATCGGCTTCCCGGTGCTGGTGAAGGCGGCGGCCGGCGGCGGCGGCCGCGGCATGAAGGTCGCGCACAGCGAGGCCGACCTCCAGGTCGCGCTGTCGACGGCGGCCAATGAAGCCAAGTCGGCCTTTGGCGACGCATCGGTCTATCTGGAAAAATACCTCCAGAAGCCGCGCCACATCGAGATCCAGATCCTTGGCGACGGCCGCGGCGGCGCCATCCATCTCGGCGAGCGCGATTGCTCGCTGCAACGCCGTCACCAGAAAGTCTGGGAGGAAGGGCCCTCACCGGTGCTCGCCGCCGCCGCGCGCGCCAAAATCGGCGAGACCTGCGCGAAAGCGATGCGCGAGATGAAATATCTCGGCGTCGGCACCATCGAGTTCCTGTTCGAGGACGGCGAGTTCTACTTCATCGAGATGAACACGCGCATCCAGGTCGAGCATCCCGTCACCGAGAGCATCACCGACATCGACCTCGTGCTGGAGCAGATCCGCATCGCCGCGGGCGGCGAATTGCCGGCGAAGCAGACTGAGGTGCAGATCATCGGCCACGCCATCGAGTGCCGCATCAACGCCGAGAACCCGCAGACCTTCCGGCCCTCGCCGGGCCGCATCACCCAATATCACCCGCCCGGCGGGCTCGGCGTGCGGATCGATTCCGCGGTCTATCAGGGCTACCAGATCCCGCCATATTACGACTCGCTGGTCGGCAAGCTGATCGTCCATGGCAAGACCCGGGCCGAATGCCTGATGCGGCTGCGCCGGGCGCTGGACGAGATGGTGGTCGAGGGCATCGAGACCACGCTGCCGCTGTTCCGTGACCTGGTCCGCCAGGCCGCCATCATCGATGGCGACTACCACATCCATTGGCTGGAACAGTATCTCGCCGGCAAGGCGGAACCTGCTCCCAAATAA
- a CDS encoding sensor histidine kinase, protein MTAESLRRRAIWQILLFAAGLLVLTVISAGSVYLVNKAREDSKWVIHTIEVENQINTLLLEVRRAESGARGFLLTRGPDFQSDHEKAVAAIIPALDKLTRQIGDDPAQRDSIEKLRAAIGTRLDQFSREMDFVRQDQPDRAIALVREAAASNTTTTIGNLANAMIREEERLFRIRTANSDRSQTLAASMTGIGSGLVVLLALISIWLVRRSARARDEADTRLRDANLNLESVVDERTADLREANDEIQRFAYIVSHDLRSPLVNIMGFTSELEELGGDIFRRIGSLTHEAAGGPPPAAGEISLTGPDQQLSADFSEALGFIKSSIAKMDRLISAILNLTREGRREFKPEKIDMRELIEAIVSTLAHQAAEAQAEIHVEPLPNLVSDRLALEQIFSNLIDNGIKYLKTDVPGEIRIRGRTKLGYAIFEISDNGRGIDPRDHQRIFDLFRRAGTQDRPGQGIGLAHVRALVRRLGGTMSVSSELNAGSTFTITLPIAWNASNRNADR, encoded by the coding sequence GTGACGGCTGAGTCCCTCCGGCGGCGCGCAATCTGGCAGATCCTGCTGTTCGCGGCGGGCCTCTTGGTGCTGACCGTGATCAGCGCCGGCTCGGTCTATCTCGTCAACAAGGCCAGGGAGGACAGCAAATGGGTGATCCACACCATCGAGGTGGAAAATCAGATCAACACCCTGCTGCTTGAAGTCCGTCGCGCCGAGAGCGGCGCCCGCGGCTTTCTCCTGACGCGGGGACCGGACTTCCAGTCGGACCATGAGAAGGCCGTCGCAGCGATCATTCCGGCGCTCGACAAGCTTACGCGTCAGATCGGCGACGATCCGGCGCAACGCGACAGCATCGAGAAGCTGAGAGCAGCGATCGGAACGCGGCTCGACCAGTTCTCGCGCGAGATGGATTTCGTCAGGCAGGATCAACCCGATCGGGCCATTGCGCTGGTCCGCGAGGCCGCCGCAAGCAACACCACGACCACGATCGGCAACCTGGCCAACGCGATGATCCGCGAAGAGGAGCGGCTGTTCCGGATCCGGACTGCCAACTCCGATCGAAGTCAGACGCTCGCCGCATCGATGACGGGCATCGGATCGGGCCTCGTCGTGCTGCTGGCGCTGATCTCGATCTGGCTGGTCCGCCGATCCGCACGTGCGCGCGATGAAGCTGACACGCGTCTGCGCGACGCAAACCTCAACCTTGAGTCTGTCGTCGACGAACGCACGGCAGACCTGCGCGAGGCCAACGACGAAATCCAGCGCTTTGCCTACATCGTCAGCCACGATCTGCGCTCGCCCCTCGTCAACATCATGGGCTTCACCAGCGAACTCGAAGAGCTTGGCGGCGACATTTTCCGCCGCATCGGCAGCCTCACCCATGAAGCGGCCGGCGGGCCGCCGCCGGCGGCTGGCGAGATTTCGCTCACAGGCCCCGACCAGCAGCTTTCGGCGGATTTTTCCGAGGCGCTCGGCTTCATCAAGTCCTCCATCGCCAAGATGGATCGCCTGATCTCGGCGATCCTCAACCTCACCCGCGAGGGCCGGCGCGAGTTCAAGCCGGAGAAGATCGACATGCGCGAGCTGATCGAGGCCATCGTCTCGACACTGGCGCATCAGGCCGCCGAGGCGCAGGCCGAGATCCATGTCGAGCCGCTGCCGAATCTGGTCAGCGACCGTCTTGCGCTGGAGCAGATCTTCTCCAATCTGATCGACAACGGGATCAAATATCTCAAGACCGACGTTCCCGGCGAGATCAGAATCCGGGGGCGCACCAAACTCGGATACGCTATCTTCGAGATCAGCGACAACGGCCGGGGCATCGATCCCAGGGATCACCAGCGGATTTTCGACCTATTCCGCAGGGCGGGAACCCAGGACAGGCCCGGCCAGGGCATAGGTCTTGCCCACGTGCGTGCACTTGTGCGCCGCCTCGGCGGCACGATGTCGGTATCGTCGGAACTGAACGCGGGCAGCACGTTCACGATCACACTGCCCATCGCCTGGAACGCCAGCAACCGGAACGCAGATCGATGA
- a CDS encoding response regulator has protein sequence MTQPVSIIMIEDDEGHARLIERNIRRSGVNNEIISFANGSDAMRHLFGADGSGLVQKGNALLILLDLNLPDMTGIDILKQIKENKYLKASPVVVLTTTDDSQEIKRCYELGCNVYITKPVNYENFANAIRQLGLFFSVIQVPPAAP, from the coding sequence ATGACTCAGCCCGTCAGCATCATCATGATCGAGGACGACGAGGGACATGCCCGCCTGATCGAGCGCAACATCCGCCGCTCCGGCGTCAACAACGAGATCATCTCCTTCGCCAACGGCAGCGACGCGATGAGGCACCTGTTCGGCGCCGACGGCAGCGGCCTCGTGCAGAAGGGCAATGCGCTCTTGATCCTGCTCGACCTCAACCTGCCCGACATGACCGGAATCGACATCCTGAAGCAGATCAAGGAGAACAAATATCTGAAGGCCTCGCCCGTGGTGGTGCTGACCACCACCGACGACAGCCAGGAAATCAAGCGCTGCTACGAGCTCGGCTGCAACGTCTACATCACCAAGCCCGTCAATTACGAGAATTTCGCCAATGCCATCCGGCAGCTCGGCCTGTTCTTCTCGGTCATCCAGGTCCCTCCCGCCGCCCCATGA
- a CDS encoding sensor histidine kinase yields the protein MNQRTPTLLYIDDDDALARLVDRGLTRRGYKVVHAASGEEGLERIRRAGTDGGIDVVALDQYMPGLDGLETLEQIMAIAGAPPVVFVTASQDSTIAVTALKAGAADYLVKDVKGDFIPLLHVAAEGALRQAELQKAREEAEAEIHASRDRYAALAAERELLLREVNHRVGNSLQIIASLLHLQASSAAREEVKAALTNAMGRVAAVAQVHRRLYTSQDLKSVVLNQYLDSLLEDLRRSAEGNRMSRLTLKAEPIEIDPDRAVAVGIIVNELVMNAVKYAYPDGAGPIHVELSSTGDDLLLSISDDGVGDKGKADPRSTGMGQRIVAAMASKLEATVERDPAHSGTRIVLRFRRAPAAPGKANNVAAS from the coding sequence ATGAACCAGCGCACGCCAACACTGCTCTACATCGATGACGACGATGCGCTGGCGCGCCTGGTCGATCGCGGCCTGACGCGGCGCGGCTACAAGGTCGTGCATGCTGCAAGCGGCGAGGAAGGCCTCGAACGCATCCGCCGCGCGGGGACCGATGGCGGCATCGACGTCGTGGCGCTCGATCAGTATATGCCCGGGCTCGACGGGCTGGAGACGCTCGAGCAGATCATGGCCATCGCGGGCGCGCCGCCCGTCGTGTTCGTCACGGCCTCGCAGGATTCCACCATTGCGGTGACTGCGTTGAAGGCGGGCGCGGCCGATTATCTCGTCAAGGACGTCAAGGGCGACTTCATCCCCCTGCTCCACGTTGCGGCCGAGGGCGCGCTGCGCCAGGCCGAGTTGCAGAAGGCGCGCGAGGAAGCCGAAGCCGAGATCCACGCCTCGCGCGACCGCTACGCCGCGCTCGCCGCCGAGCGCGAGCTCTTGCTGCGCGAGGTCAATCACCGCGTCGGCAACTCGCTCCAGATCATCGCCTCGCTGCTGCACCTTCAGGCGAGCTCCGCCGCGCGGGAAGAGGTCAAGGCGGCGCTGACCAATGCGATGGGCCGCGTTGCAGCGGTCGCGCAGGTGCACCGCCGCCTCTACACCTCGCAGGACCTCAAGAGCGTGGTGCTGAACCAATATCTGGATTCGCTGCTCGAGGATCTCCGCCGCTCGGCCGAAGGCAACCGGATGTCGCGCCTGACGCTGAAGGCCGAACCGATCGAGATCGACCCGGACCGCGCGGTCGCCGTCGGCATCATCGTCAACGAGCTGGTGATGAACGCGGTGAAATACGCCTATCCTGACGGCGCCGGCCCGATCCATGTCGAGCTGAGCTCGACAGGAGACGACCTGCTGCTGTCGATCAGCGACGACGGCGTCGGCGACAAGGGCAAGGCCGATCCGCGCTCCACCGGCATGGGCCAGCGCATCGTCGCAGCGATGGCCTCCAAGCTCGAAGCCACCGTCGAGCGCGACCCCGCGCATTCAGGAACCCGCATCGTGCTGAGGTTCCGCCGCGCGCCCGCCGCCCCCGGCAAAGCAAATAATGTCGCCGCGAGCTGA
- the aat gene encoding leucyl/phenylalanyl-tRNA--protein transferase, which translates to MTSRDSASSEITPAVLLRAYACGIFPMAESADDPTLFWVEPELRGVIPLDGFRVASRLARTVRSDAFRVTVNTAFKATIAGCAAPQAGREDTWINKRIRDLYGGLYELGHCHSVEAWQGDELVGGLYGVSLGRAFFGESMFHTVRDASKVALVHLVARLIHGGFELLDTQYVTEHLKSFGAVEISRRRYTGLLDKALAGDPGDFLRLSAGEAIPGARALEIIASRQ; encoded by the coding sequence ATGACTTCGCGCGACTCCGCCTCGTCTGAAATCACGCCGGCCGTGCTGCTGCGCGCCTATGCCTGCGGCATCTTTCCGATGGCGGAGAGCGCCGACGATCCGACCCTGTTCTGGGTCGAGCCGGAACTGCGCGGCGTGATCCCGCTCGATGGATTCCGCGTCGCCTCGCGGCTGGCGCGCACCGTGCGCTCGGATGCGTTTCGCGTCACCGTCAACACCGCGTTCAAGGCGACCATCGCCGGCTGCGCCGCGCCGCAGGCAGGGCGCGAGGACACCTGGATCAACAAGCGCATCCGCGACCTCTATGGCGGCCTCTACGAGCTCGGCCATTGCCACAGCGTCGAGGCTTGGCAGGGCGACGAGCTCGTCGGTGGGCTCTACGGCGTCAGCCTCGGGCGCGCCTTCTTCGGCGAGAGCATGTTCCACACCGTGCGCGATGCCTCGAAGGTCGCACTGGTGCACCTGGTCGCGCGGCTGATCCACGGCGGCTTCGAGCTGCTCGACACGCAATATGTCACCGAGCATCTGAAGAGCTTTGGCGCGGTGGAAATCTCACGGCGGCGCTACACCGGCCTGCTCGACAAGGCGCTGGCCGGCGATCCCGGCGATTTCCTGCGGCTCTCCGCCGGCGAGGCAATCCCGGGCGCCCGCGCGCTCGAGATCATCGCCTCGCGGCAATAG
- a CDS encoding DUF2155 domain-containing protein, whose translation MSNKPDSLLKPREMFKSFTLTGLAALLAATALTVAMPVQAQIGTIFSDPPPLRPPGSIPRGQPQPPMPDDDDEEVPALPPQGRVLPSRPMPPPPGRQGNIQGNALPGPVESQPLAPPPGSAAAPPNQPPSVAVAPPNPPGTPGQRPPQQKGAPGGAVPQTPASLQPGDEVVTEPPAQKIVNKKATFSGLDKITGRIINFDEDIGETVQFGALRVKTDACYTRPATEAANTDAFVEVDEITLQGEVKRIFSGWMYAASPGLHGVEHPIYDIWLTDCKEPQQTVATAAPDPATKPAAPPPPAQKRAAPKQVQQRPPQPLPPPPQAQPAPPQPEQQRPGLFNFPGFGR comes from the coding sequence ATGTCCAACAAGCCCGATTCGCTGTTGAAGCCGCGCGAGATGTTCAAAAGCTTTACTCTGACAGGCCTTGCGGCGCTGCTGGCCGCTACCGCGCTGACGGTGGCGATGCCCGTGCAGGCGCAGATCGGCACGATCTTCTCCGATCCGCCGCCGCTGCGGCCGCCGGGCAGCATTCCGCGCGGCCAGCCGCAACCGCCGATGCCCGATGACGACGACGAGGAAGTCCCCGCGCTGCCACCCCAGGGCCGCGTGCTGCCCTCGCGCCCGATGCCTCCGCCGCCGGGACGGCAAGGCAACATCCAGGGCAATGCCTTGCCCGGGCCGGTCGAGAGCCAGCCCCTGGCGCCGCCGCCGGGCTCCGCCGCCGCTCCGCCCAATCAGCCGCCCTCCGTGGCGGTCGCTCCGCCCAATCCGCCGGGCACGCCCGGTCAGCGCCCGCCGCAGCAGAAGGGCGCACCCGGCGGTGCCGTGCCGCAGACACCGGCAAGCCTGCAGCCGGGCGACGAGGTCGTGACCGAACCGCCGGCCCAGAAGATCGTGAACAAGAAGGCGACCTTCTCCGGCCTCGACAAGATCACCGGGCGCATCATCAATTTCGACGAGGATATCGGCGAGACCGTCCAGTTCGGCGCGCTGCGCGTCAAGACCGACGCCTGCTATACGCGCCCGGCGACGGAAGCCGCCAATACCGACGCCTTCGTCGAGGTCGACGAGATCACATTGCAGGGCGAGGTGAAGCGCATCTTCTCGGGCTGGATGTACGCGGCAAGCCCGGGCCTGCACGGCGTCGAGCACCCGATTTACGACATCTGGCTGACCGACTGCAAAGAGCCGCAGCAGACCGTGGCAACCGCTGCGCCCGATCCCGCCACCAAGCCGGCCGCGCCACCGCCGCCTGCGCAGAAGAGGGCCGCACCCAAGCAGGTCCAGCAGCGCCCGCCGCAGCCTCTGCCGCCGCCGCCGCAAGCGCAGCCGGCTCCGCCGCAGCCGGAGCAGCAGCGGCCCGGTCTGTTCAATTTCCCCGGCTTCGGCCGCTAG
- a CDS encoding Na+-dependent transporter, whose amino-acid sequence MPPALQAIIAAPIRWLTWIGDQGTRAVATVVFIAVAVPPIGALLRPYLTWAIVGLLCISFMRVDLAALYGHFRRPALVATATAWTTLGVPLIVGLIAWATGFDNRAPGLFLGLMLQGMASPMMASPALAAMMGLDATLVLITLVTSTALVPFTATLFAGLFLGAKLSVTPLALGLKLLGLLAGSLLGATIIRRLAGAAAIQRHKRPIDGINIIILLAFASAIMGDVAHDVLTDPVVTIGVALLAFAVYFTLLAVTTLIFRRIGYERALALGLMVSQRNLGLMLAATAGALPATTWLYFAMTQFPIHLSPYMLMPIARRLTARAEVSRMAVPGSPI is encoded by the coding sequence ATGCCGCCCGCCCTCCAAGCCATCATCGCCGCTCCAATCCGCTGGCTGACCTGGATTGGCGACCAGGGCACTCGCGCCGTGGCGACGGTGGTGTTCATCGCGGTCGCAGTGCCGCCGATCGGCGCGCTGCTGCGACCCTATCTCACCTGGGCGATCGTCGGCCTGCTCTGCATCTCGTTCATGCGCGTCGATCTCGCCGCGCTCTACGGCCATTTCCGCCGGCCCGCTTTGGTCGCGACCGCCACCGCATGGACCACGCTGGGTGTGCCCCTGATCGTCGGGCTGATCGCCTGGGCGACCGGCTTCGACAACCGCGCCCCCGGCCTCTTCCTCGGCTTGATGCTGCAGGGCATGGCCTCACCGATGATGGCATCGCCCGCGCTCGCCGCCATGATGGGCCTCGATGCGACGCTGGTGCTGATCACGCTGGTGACCTCGACGGCGCTGGTGCCCTTCACCGCCACGCTGTTCGCCGGCCTGTTTCTCGGCGCCAAGCTCAGCGTCACCCCGCTGGCGCTGGGCCTCAAGCTGCTCGGCCTGCTGGCAGGCTCGCTGCTGGGCGCGACCATCATCCGGCGCCTCGCCGGCGCGGCGGCGATCCAGCGCCACAAGCGGCCGATCGACGGCATCAACATCATCATCCTGCTGGCATTCGCGTCCGCGATCATGGGCGATGTGGCCCACGACGTGCTGACCGATCCGGTCGTCACGATCGGCGTCGCGCTGCTGGCCTTCGCGGTCTACTTCACGCTGCTGGCGGTGACGACGCTGATCTTCCGCCGCATCGGCTATGAGCGCGCGCTGGCGCTCGGCCTGATGGTGTCGCAGCGCAATCTCGGCCTGATGCTGGCTGCGACTGCCGGCGCGCTGCCGGCCACGACCTGGCTCTATTTCGCGATGACGCAGTTTCCGATCCACCTGTCGCCCTACATGCTGATGCCGATTGCGCGGCGATTGACCGCAAGGGCGGAGGTGTCCCGCATGGCGGTCCCGGGCAGCCCAATTTGA
- a CDS encoding LysR family transcriptional regulator: protein MARRPADISSLPLNALRSFEAAARHLSFTKAGLELRVSQAAVSQQVRTLEESLRVRLFKRLTRGLALTEEGEALQPAISSAFSQISQVLDRFENGRMRESLAIGVVGTFASGWLLPRIGSFTSSHPHIDIRIFANNNRVDLGGEGLDYAIRFGDGAWHGTNAEPLIEAHFTPMCAPDVAKRLKNPVDLHKEVLLRSYRPGEWAHWFEMVKCRQPRMTGPTFDSSVSLAHAAAQGAGVALLPVALFSDDLSRKRLVCPYDRQVLLGSYWLTSLKSKRLSPAMKAFRDWILAECKKKRPRNP, encoded by the coding sequence GTGGCCCGCCGTCCCGCCGACATTTCCAGTCTGCCCCTGAACGCGCTCCGCTCGTTTGAAGCGGCTGCGCGCCATCTCAGCTTCACCAAGGCCGGTCTCGAACTTCGGGTGTCGCAGGCCGCGGTAAGCCAGCAGGTGCGGACTCTGGAAGAGAGCCTGCGCGTCAGGCTTTTCAAGCGACTGACCCGCGGCCTTGCTCTCACCGAAGAAGGCGAGGCGCTACAGCCTGCAATATCGAGCGCCTTCAGTCAGATCAGTCAGGTGCTGGATCGGTTCGAGAACGGTCGAATGCGCGAGAGTCTCGCCATCGGCGTGGTCGGAACGTTCGCGTCCGGCTGGCTCCTTCCGCGCATCGGGAGCTTCACCTCGAGCCATCCGCATATCGATATCAGGATCTTTGCCAACAACAACCGTGTGGACCTTGGCGGCGAAGGACTGGACTACGCCATTCGATTTGGCGACGGTGCGTGGCACGGGACCAATGCCGAGCCTCTGATCGAGGCTCATTTCACCCCGATGTGTGCGCCTGATGTCGCGAAGCGCCTTAAAAATCCGGTCGACCTCCATAAGGAGGTGCTGTTGCGATCGTATCGCCCGGGCGAGTGGGCGCACTGGTTCGAGATGGTCAAATGCAGGCAACCGCGGATGACCGGTCCGACCTTCGATTCGTCGGTCTCTTTGGCGCATGCGGCAGCTCAGGGCGCCGGAGTCGCGCTTCTGCCGGTCGCGTTGTTTTCGGACGATCTGTCGCGCAAGCGGTTGGTTTGTCCCTATGACCGCCAGGTCCTTTTGGGGTCCTATTGGCTCACGTCGCTTAAATCAAAAAGGCTCTCGCCTGCGATGAAAGCGTTCCGGGACTGGATATTGGCAGAGTGCAAGAAAAAGAGACCGCGCAATCCATGA